The following DNA comes from Patescibacteria group bacterium.
GTTCTATGGCAATCCGGGAAAATATTTGGTTTTAGAAAAAATTGCCGCAGCGTTTCATTTTCCTATGGCTAAGGCTAATGGACAATATATCGCTTATTCTGATTTTTATAATGAGTATAAGATTTTAAATCACTATTACAATCAACAAGTGAAGCTTGGAGCTATTTCCGCCAATCAAGTGCCACCAGATAGTCAAAATCGTAAAGATCTTGAAGAGCAGTTAATAAGTAAAACATTAATAGAACAACTAGCTCGTAAATATAAAATAGTTGTTACTGATATAGAAATCGAGCAGAGTTGGACAAAAGATGTATTACCTTACTTTGATAATGATGAGAAGAAGGCAGAAGAAAAAATCAAAGAAGATTATAATATGTCTGTCAGCGAGTTTAAGGAAAAAATGATCAGAGAAAATTTGCTTTATAATAAGGTTGATGAAATAGCGGAGATGGATCCCGATGTTCAGGAATTTACCCGTGTTCGAGCCGAGGGTGTTTTGAAAGAGGTTAAAGATGGTAAGCAGGATTTTGCTGCTTTAGTCAAACAGTACAGCGACGACACCGGCACTAAGGCAAACGGTGGTGATTTGGACTGGTTCGGTAAGGGTCAGATGGTTTCCGGTTTTGAAGAAGCCGCGTTTAAATTGCAGCCAGGTGAAATTAGCGATTTAGTAAAAACCATTTACGGATACCATATTATTAAGGTGGCTGAAAAAAAAGGTTCTGCTGAAGGCGGTGATGAACAAATAAAAGCCAGTCATATTTTGATTAAGCC
Coding sequences within:
- a CDS encoding peptidylprolyl isomerase encodes the protein MIKKKNVLKKEDMKSIKSAETKDEEMTSPEVVGSDNDFSFRGLFRKKFIIGLVIGLVVALAIVVAAASFMFYGNPGKYLVLEKIAAAFHFPMAKANGQYIAYSDFYNEYKILNHYYNQQVKLGAISANQVPPDSQNRKDLEEQLISKTLIEQLARKYKIVVTDIEIEQSWTKDVLPYFDNDEKKAEEKIKEDYNMSVSEFKEKMIRENLLYNKVDEIAEMDPDVQEFTRVRAEGVLKEVKDGKQDFAALVKQYSDDTGTKANGGDLDWFGKGQMVSGFEEAAFKLQPGEISDLVKTIYGYHIIKVAEKKGSAEGGDEQIKASHILIKPSLATYLQEVKDSDSIKRYIDFK